CGAACTTTCGTCACCGCCGGAACTCTCCACCGAGCCGATCGAAATTACTGTCGAGGCACGCGCTCATGGCTGGCGGATAGATCATTATCTCTGTCGCCTGTATCCGAATTACACCCGCGTCTTATTCCAGAAAGCGATCAAGCAGGAAGCGGTGCTGGTCAACGGCTTGCCCGTCAAAGCTGCCCGCCGCATGCGAGTCAACGACCGGGTCTCGGTTCGCCTGCCTGAGCTGCCCGATAATCAGCTTCCCCCGGAAGACATTCCGCTGGATATCATTTACGAAGACGACTTTATCGCCGTCATCAATAAGCCTTCGGATATGATCGTCCATCCCGGCAAAGGCAACTATGCGGGAACACTGGCAGGAGCCCTGCAGCATCACTTCGATCAGCTCAGCGATGTCGCCGGCCAGTTTCGGCCCGGAATCGTCCATCGTCTCGACCGGAATACCAGCGGTCTGCTGGTTGTCGCCAAGGATAACCAGGTTCACGCCCGTCTGAGTGCCCAGTTCGAAAAGCGGGAAGTTCAGAAGGAATACCGGGCGATTGTCTGGGGACGCATGGAATTCGACACCGATTACATCGAGACGTTCATGTGCGTGCATCCCCGACACCGGGAGAAAATGATCGTCTGTGATGAAGGGGGCAATGCCCGCGACGCGTTCACTTATTACGAAGTGATTCAGCGTTACAAGGCGTTTAGCTACGTGCGACTCAAACCCCGCACCGGGCGCACCCACCAGCTGCGGGTACATATGCAACATATCGGCCATCCCATTGTGGCGGACCGCGTGTATGGCGGCCGGATCACTCTGAAAATGAAGGATCTGAGCGTGCAGGCCGAGGCGGACGCCGCGGAGCTGGAAAGCGACATTCTGATCGAACGACAGGCCCTGCATGCCTATCGTCTGGAATTTAGTCATCCGCACAGTGGAAAACCGATGCAGTTTGAGGCACCATTACCAGAAGATATGCAACAGACCTTAGCCGCCTTGGACCAGTATCAGAAGGAAAATTGAAGATGAAGCTCGCGAAAGTGCTATTGTCAAACGGGGAACGTCATGTCGCCATCGTGGAAGCAAACGGAGTGCAGCTGCTGGATCTGTCACAGGTCGACAACATCCACCGTCTGTCGGACATCCTGCATTCCGCCGATCCGGTCGGACTGGCCAAATTCCTGATCGACAAAGAGCTGCCGCCCGTCCCCTTCAATCAGCTGGAGTTCCTCGCCCCCGTTGATTACCAGGAAGTCTGGGCCGCCGGGGTGACCTACAAGCGCAGCCAGGTGGCGCGGATGGAAGAATCCGAAACAGCCGCTTCGCATTACGACCAGGTCTACACCGCAGATCGTCCCGAGCTCTTCTTCAAGGCAACTCCCAACCGGGTCTGTGGTCCGAATCAGCCGGTTCGTGTCCGCTTTGACAGTCAGTGGTCTGTGCCCGAACCAGAGCTGGCTCTGATCGTCTCTCCCGATCAGAAACTGGTGGGTTACACGGTGGGCAACGATATGTCCGCCCGTGACATCGAAGGCGAAAACCCGCTTTATCTGCCACAGGCGAAATTTTACAAACAGTGTTGCGGCCTGGGCCCCTGTGTCCTGCTGCACGAGGGCCCCCTGGATCGCGAAGCCACCAGGATCATTCTGACCATCGAACGGGACGGCGAAGAAGTCTTCCGCGGCGATACGTCCGTCGCAGAAATGGCCCGCGGACTGGAAGATCTCATCAGCTGGCTCGTGAAAGAGAATGATTTCCCCAGCGGTGCGATTCTGCTTACCGGAACCGGCATTGTTCCGCCGGACGAATTCACTCTCGAAGATCGGGACATCGTCTCCATCGAGATCACCGGTATCGGGACGCTGATCAATCCAGTTGTGAAAGATTCAGCTCCTTAGTCTGCAGGACGGCTTCGATTTCCGCGAGGGACGGCAGTGCATCCCGATTGCCCAGGCGTTCGCATTTCAACGCTGCGGTGACACAGGCGAACTTCAGCACCCGCTCCCGCGGCCAGTCCTCAAGCAAGCCATAGAGCAGGGCACCGCTGAAGACATCGCCGGCCCCCGTGGTATCCAGAGAAAGCACGGGGAGTGCCGCGCAGTGCAGACAGCCTTCCTGACTGAATAACCACGCGCCGCGTACTCCATCGGTCACGGTGACCAGCTCCGGTCCCTGGTCCAGCAGTACTCTGCCACCTGCCAGCACATCGTCGGTCTGCAGATACTCGCTGAGAAACCGACGGGGGCAGTTCATGACATTCAGGTAAGGGATCAGTGTCTCCATCCCCGGCTTGAGTGAACCGGCATCGAGACAGACGGTCACGCCGGCTTCCCGGGCGATCTGCGCTGCTTGCAGACACGTTTCCTGAGGCCAGCCATCCAGGTGCAGGAAGCGGGCCTGCTGAATGATTTGTCGATCCAGATCTTCCGGTTGCAACCAGTGTTCGGGACGATAGCAGGCGATCGTCCGCGTGCTTGCCTGTTCGTCGATCCAGACCTGGGCATATCCCGAGCGGGTCCCGGGGAGCAGACGGCTGGCATCGAGGTTCAGCTGCTCTGTTGCCAGGTCCTGCGCTATCAGGGGCCCGTATTGATCGTCGCCCCAACTGCCAACAAAAGCGCACTGTTTTCCCAGGCGACTGAGCACAACCTGCGCCGTCGGCACCGGTCCGCCTACCTGGTAGGCGTCGCTGATAATGTTGGTTTTCGCATCCTGGGGTGGGTGTTGTGCCAGCAGGACCAGGTGGTCCACCACAACGGTTCCCAGACCGACGACATCATATTTCATCTGACTGTGATTCTAACTTATGAATGATAGGTTCGACTTGCTTAGAGCTTCTTTTCCCAGAACAGTGCGCGTCCCATTTGAGGATCCAGTTCGTAGCCGTTGAAACCGAATTTACGGTAAGCCGCCTGGGCACGCTGATTTCCTTCCAGCACTTCCAGCGTAAGTTTGCAGCAGCCCCGTGCCCGGGCGATCTGTTCAACGAATTCAAACAGCTGCCCGGCCAGACCGGTGCCGCGAAACTCCGGAGCAACATACACATCGTGGATATTCAGTAGAGGCTGACAGGCGAACGAGGAGAATCCTTCAATGCAGATAATCAGGCCGACGGGTGTCTCTTCGTCAAACGCGAGGACGACCACTGCATCGTTACGCTGATGCAGACGCGGAGCCAGATTCTCCTGCACCGTTTGTGGCAACGGTTTGCCGCCCCCTTCCGGCGAACAGGCGTAGCTGTTGAGCAGAGTCACCACCGCCGCAGCGTTACGGGGTTCACTCAAGTCGGCTTCGATAATCTGCATCAGTGGCTCTTTTCATCTGGAAGCGAGAGGGGAGCCCGTTGTCTCCTCCGGTTCATATTCAGGCTGTTATTGTAATCAGATCCGCTGTCCCGGGGGAGCCAGACTGTTGGGGAACTGTTAAACTAAGTCTTTCTGGTTGTATTGAAATACGGATTTCTCAAGTAAGAGACGCGATGAAAATCATTCCGGTACTGGACATTCTGAATCAAACCGTGGTGCGGGGGGTGGCTGGGGAACGCGATCTGTATCAACCCCTCCAGAGCAATCTGACTGACTCCAGTGATCCACTCGATCTGGCCCGCGCGATTCGCGCTGAATTTGGCCTCAGTGAATTCTATGTAGCCGACCTCGATGCCATCATCCACCAGCGGCAGAATCTTGAGTTGTACCAGGGCCTGCTTGCCGAGGGTTTTACATTCCTGCTCGATTGCGGTCTGCGCACTACAGCGGACTGTGCAGCTTTGCAGGAATATCCGGGCATCAACATCGTGGCTGGCCTGGAGACGCTGGCAGGACCTGAAGAACTGGCGACACTCGCTGATCAGTGGGGGAGTGAGAGAACGGTCTTCAGTCTCGACCTGAAACAGGGAAAGCCTGTAGTCAGTGTTGCTGCTGGGAACCTGTTTGCGGAGCTTACGAATCCTCTCGATGTGGCAGAGCTGTCGCGGGAGCAGGGCGTTATGCAGATGATCCTGCTCGATCTGGCACAGGTCGGCACCAGTCAGGGGACCGGCACCGAAGAGTTGTGTCAGACGTTACACGCACGATATCCCGAGTTGACGCTGATCACTGGAGGAGGGATTCGCAACGCAGCAGAGCTCCAGGCTCAGGCGGCACTCGGGGCCGCGGGTGTGCTTGTCGCCTCTGCCTTGCATGACGGACGACTGGGGAGAGACGTGGTGCTCTCCCTGTCGTGAGTCAGCGTCTTTCGGTGCCCGGACTACTTCAGCAGATCGGGCAGGGCTTTCTTGACATCAGCCACGGTGGCACTGCGGTTGACGACCTTGCCCGACTTGTCCACGAGGAACATGGTCGGCAGGGAGATCACACCAAAGTCCCGGGCAGGGGCACTTTCCAGGCCACCCTCTTCATGGATGTGAGCCCAGGCCACTTTGTGCTGTTTGATATAGGTTTCAGCCAGTTCCGGGGTGGCGTCGAGGTTGATCCCCAGTACATCAAAGCCCTGGCTGTGGTACTTGTTGTAGAGGTCCTGAATCTGAGGCAGGTCTTCCGTGCAGGGTTTACACCAGCTGGACCAGAAGATGACCAGCAGCACTTTGCCGCGATACTGTTTGGCATCAATGCCGCCTCCGGCCAGACCTTTGCCTGACAGCTCCAGTTCCTGGCCAGCCAGGTTCATGCGTCGCAAGGCGCCTGCACCACGGGTGCCTGCTTCCGAACTGGCGTGAGACTCGACCAGTTTCGTGTACCATTTCTTGGACTCGGCAACTTTACCGCTGAATTCCTGGGTGACTGCCAGCTGCAGCATTGCTTCTGCAGAGTCATCGGAATTCGGATATTTCTTAATGAAGTCTTCGAGCTGTGTCAGCCACCAGGTCTGCACATCGCGGAGTTTATCGCTCTGCGTGCTCTGTAACTGGGTGCTGTAATCAGCGAGCAGGGTCCGGTAAGTGACGTAAGCCACCAGGTCCTGATCCTGTGAGGACTTCTGGACTTCGTCGCGAATCCGTTTCAGTTGAGTGAGGCCGTCCTTATAGCCTACCGTCTGAACGGCGGCGGCCAGACCGTCAACCATCTGTCGCGTCCACTGGGAACGTTCGTCTTCGTTCTTGGAAGCAGCAATCAGTTTTTCGATGATCGCCACCCGGTCTGCATTGTAGCGGGCGACGGCTTGCGGACCCTGCTCGGGAGAGGGGCCGTTCTGATCCAGTTTCTGCAATTCATCCAGCAGCCCCTGCATTTCTTTCGAGAGGCCAACCGTTGAGTTGGTAGGCAGTGTGCTGGCACCGGCAACAGGCTGCATCAGTGTGCCCCCTTCGGTGACCTGAATCGATTCACCTTCAATGGGCAGCGGTGCCTGGGTCAGACGCCAGGCGTCGCCAACGCGGATCAGTTCACCGAACTGCACCAGCCCACTTTTCCCCTTGGTGTCGACAATGGCCATCACGTTTTCAAAGACCTGCAGGTCTTTATCGGTTTTTACATCGTCGGCGGGAATCAATCCAGGCATTGCACCGTCGAAGCGAACCCAGACCGTATCGGACGAGAGCATTTTCGATTTCGAGAGCAGTTCGGGAATCTTCGCGGAAGCCGCTTTGGTTGATTCACTAATCTTGTCGGCGAAGGGATTCTTAATCCCGGACGCGGACAGCTCATCATCGGTGATCAGCAGCGATTCGAAAACCTTTGTGTTATTTTTCGCCAGTGCGCTGATGGCAACCCGGGTGACTTCTTCGGGCGAAATCATTTTCCATTCATCAATGATTCCGTCTTCATTTTTATCGAGGCCCCAGCGGGTCCCTGCCAGATTCATCCAGCGCGATGCATCAACCTTGTTGTTATAGTTCGCATCAATGTCCCGGTAGACTTCCAGGCCGCGATTGAAATACCGCCATTGATCGACCACGTTGTCTCCGTTGGTGTCGACGAAGCGACGCAGGACCTGGCCATTCGGGCCGTAAACGATCCAGCCAGAGCTCTTCTTGCTCTGTTCGACTTCGACCTTGCAGCGACCGTACTCCGATTTTTCAGGCGTTTCGATTTCGATGTCCTGCTGAATCGGCTTGAAGGTGAGTGCCAGTTCAACAGAGGGGGCATCCGCCGCGGGTAGCGAACGGGAGAATGTAACCAGGAGGGCAAAACCAGTGAGGAAGATTATGCGACCAATAGACATAGCACGGGGCTCCGATTCCGTTTGACGCGTCAGTAACAACAGTAACATTTAACAGAGTCGGGATTTTAGTAGAAAACCGGCTCTGGGGTCACCATCAATTTTGACGATTCCCGGGAAACCCGCTGGACTTGCCGCAATCGGCGGTCATCAGTTGATCAAGAGGCCTGCATAACCGACGACCCGCGATCGATCGCCGGTCACATCGCCCGAAGTTGCATAGCCCACTCGCTCTACCTGACTCAGTTTGCCCATTTTCTGAAGGGTCTTCATCACAATCACAGCGGGCAGCACACCACACATGGAAATATGCTGTGCCCGCACCGTTTCCAGCAGACCATCAGGATCAAGGGCGTCCATCTTTTCCAGGGCCAGTTGATCCAGTCGTCGGTTTTCGGCATCCGTGGCAAAGTGATTCATATCGCTGGAGATCAGCAATAGAGGCGGTTCGTCCAATTGTTCGATGACCCGTGCCAGCCCCGCTGCGAAAGCGTCGCATTGCTGCAGGTTTCCTCCGCCGATGGCGATGCCGACGACGTGGGAATCGGGAGCCAGACGTTTGATCAAGGGGAGTTCGACTTCGATGGCATGCTCACTCCGATGTGCAGCGGCATCGAGTTCCAGCCCGGGGATCTCCTCAGCCAGTCGGCGTGCGAGAGTGACGTCTGCTTCGAGGTTTCCATTAGGCAGTTGCCAGACCTTGTGAGGGGCCACCGCCCATTCCACGCCCTCCCGCGTGTGCTTGGGGCCGATTACAATGATCGTGGATGGCAGTTTGATTCGCTGTAGAACCTCAGCAGCGATCTTGCCGGAGTACTTCCAGCCTGCATGAGGCACCATGGCTGCAGCCCACGTCTGAGGTTCTGCTTCATCGCGAAACAGTTCATCCAGTTGCATTTCCACGCTCTGAGGGTCAGCAGGGTAAAACGTGCCTGCTACGCCGGTGGGGCGGATTTCCGTACCCAGTTCTGCCCGGGGCCGATTGACGATCTCAAACCGGGACACAGCGGACTGTGTGGCCATACTGGCGACCTGGGCCGTTTCCAGCTGCATGAGCGACAGTGACTCTTGTGCCCGGGCGATGATTTCGGCTGCGGTCTCTTCCCGCTGATAGAACCAGCCCGTTTTCTGACCCTCCATCACAAACAGACTGCGGTTGCGGGAATCGAAGTCCTCCAGCGCAAGCCCTTCGACCGGGCCATGCAGGGCGGGGTCAGTCGCCAGGACCAGTTTGACCTGGAATTCACCCGGCCTCAGATTCTGGCGGGCAATAATCTGCGCGAGCTGCTGACACATGGAGAAGACGGTCGACTGCATCGGGAACGACTGTTTCAAGGCCCATTTAGAGAGCACCAGTTCTTCCGCAGTACTGCCGTGAATCAGAATCAGGGCCACTCCCTGAATGTTGGCATCCGAGACTTGCGGGCAGTAGTAGGAAGGAACCTGTCCCAGTCGTAATGCTTCGATCGTTGACTGAATGTACTGCTGGTACTGAGCGAACTCGCGGTGACTCAGAATCTGAGGCGCCGCTTTCTCCAGCGGCGCTTCCAGCATCTCCACCAGCTTGGCCTTACAGGAAACGCCCTGATAGCGGAGCAGGGTGGTCCCCGGATCTTTCCATGCGGTTGGAGGGAGCCCTGCCTTGATGCAGGTCTGGTTCAGAAATTCCTCTTCGCTCCAGCCATGGTCCAATGGCACGCCGGGCAGTAATAATCCGCTGCGGCCATCGGCGCGAATCTGCAGCCCATGCAGGCCGACCTGAACCGCTTTCAAACGTTCGAGGCCCTGTTCTTCTACCAGTTCGAGATCGGAGAGCAGCCAGACTTCGACGTCCAGTTGTTCGATTTCACTTGGTGAGATAGGGGGAAACCGCGGGTCGTCTTTCGCGGCGCGGATGGCTGCCTGGTGGAGCGCCTGTCCCAGCGGAAGCGGCTGACCGAAGTTACCACAGCAGGACCGCAGCTGTCCTTGTCTTTTGAGGCTGACAAATGCGCCGTTGATGACCATGTTCTCTAGATCTTCCAAAGCGATCTCGGCCGGCACGGTGCGAGTCGCTGTTCCCACTACCACCGCAGCCGCTTTCTGCAGAAGTTTTTGATGATGTTCGGGAGAAAGTTCGATCCTGGCAGTAGTGGAATCGCTTTGCATCGACGTGGAACCTTTCTGCTGTTCGCTGGAAGAAGAAGGAAGTGGATGCTGTTTCAAAAATGACTGCATATCCACGGGGAGTCGCTTTTGACCCCAATCACCCGGTCGTTGATCGAAATGCCCGGCAACCTCAGTATTACAATACTGACAGCGGTTACCATTCAGAGCATACTTTCCGAGCTGGTACCAGTTGCGTTCAATCAGTGTTTCGCCACAAGCGGGACAATAAGTACTCTGTCGGCGGACATCATTCACGTTTCCGGTGTAGACATATTTCAAACCGGCGGCGACTGCGATCTCACGGGCCCGGATCAGAGTTTCCGGGGGAGTGCTACCCCGGTCCAGCATGCGGAAGTCCGGATGAAAGGCAGAGAAGTGCAAGGGAACTTCGTCTCCCACTTTGTTGAGGATCCAGTCGCACATCCGCTGGAATTCGTCGTCATCATCATTGGCCTGGGGAATCACCAGGTTGGTAATTTCGAACCAGACATCCGTTTCCCGTTTTAACCAGCCCAGGGTATCCAGGACAGGTTGGAGATGAGACAACGTTATGCGGTAGTAAAATTCCTCGGTAAACGCTTTGAGATCGATATTGGCGGCGTCAATGTGCTCGAAGAAGTCCGCGCGGGCCGACTCGGTGATATAACCTGCTGTCACGGCGACCGTTTTGACACCCTGGGCATGACAGGCTTTGGAAGTTTCGATCGCATATTCCGACCAGATGATCGGGTCGTTGTAAGTAAACGCGACACTCTGGCAGCCCAGTTGTGCGGCGACATGGGCAATTTCTTCGGGAATGGCCCGGGAGCTCAGGCGTTCGAATTCCCGCGATTTGGAAATGTCCCAGTTCTGACAGAACTTACAACCCAGGTTACAGCCTGCGGTTCCGAAAGACAGCACGCTTGAACCGGGATAAAAATGGTTCAGTGGTTTCTTTTCGATCGGGTCGACGCAGAATCCGGTGCTGCGACCGAAGGTAGTCAGTGCCATCTCGCCGCCCAGATTCTGGCGGACGAAACAGAATCCTCGATCATTTTCCCCCAGGGCGCAGGCACGGGGACAGAGATCACAGACGATCTTTTCTCCCTCGCGATGCCACCAGCGCGCGGGATACAGGCCCTGATCGCGATCCGCTGGAGACGCATGGCCGGACGAGAGAATAGGGAGTGCTTTTTCTGTCATGGTTTTGAGAGAGAGAAACAGAGTATCAGAGAAGGGAGCCCTGTCCTGTTCAGAATAATACATTCAAGGGGACAGGGCTAACAGTTTGTCAGATTTTTAACCGGGGAGGCGAATAGAATCATCGCTGGACCCCGGCTGGTGGGTACTGATGCTGATTATTTGTAACTGGCGTCAGGACCTGTCGTTGTGCTCATCTACCGCTGTCGGGTAT
This is a stretch of genomic DNA from Gimesia sp.. It encodes these proteins:
- a CDS encoding RluA family pseudouridine synthase — protein: MSDELSSPPELSTEPIEITVEARAHGWRIDHYLCRLYPNYTRVLFQKAIKQEAVLVNGLPVKAARRMRVNDRVSVRLPELPDNQLPPEDIPLDIIYEDDFIAVINKPSDMIVHPGKGNYAGTLAGALQHHFDQLSDVAGQFRPGIVHRLDRNTSGLLVVAKDNQVHARLSAQFEKREVQKEYRAIVWGRMEFDTDYIETFMCVHPRHREKMIVCDEGGNARDAFTYYEVIQRYKAFSYVRLKPRTGRTHQLRVHMQHIGHPIVADRVYGGRITLKMKDLSVQAEADAAELESDILIERQALHAYRLEFSHPHSGKPMQFEAPLPEDMQQTLAALDQYQKEN
- a CDS encoding fumarylacetoacetate hydrolase family protein, whose protein sequence is MKLAKVLLSNGERHVAIVEANGVQLLDLSQVDNIHRLSDILHSADPVGLAKFLIDKELPPVPFNQLEFLAPVDYQEVWAAGVTYKRSQVARMEESETAASHYDQVYTADRPELFFKATPNRVCGPNQPVRVRFDSQWSVPEPELALIVSPDQKLVGYTVGNDMSARDIEGENPLYLPQAKFYKQCCGLGPCVLLHEGPLDREATRIILTIERDGEEVFRGDTSVAEMARGLEDLISWLVKENDFPSGAILLTGTGIVPPDEFTLEDRDIVSIEITGIGTLINPVVKDSAP
- a CDS encoding carbohydrate kinase family protein; protein product: MKYDVVGLGTVVVDHLVLLAQHPPQDAKTNIISDAYQVGGPVPTAQVVLSRLGKQCAFVGSWGDDQYGPLIAQDLATEQLNLDASRLLPGTRSGYAQVWIDEQASTRTIACYRPEHWLQPEDLDRQIIQQARFLHLDGWPQETCLQAAQIAREAGVTVCLDAGSLKPGMETLIPYLNVMNCPRRFLSEYLQTDDVLAGGRVLLDQGPELVTVTDGVRGAWLFSQEGCLHCAALPVLSLDTTGAGDVFSGALLYGLLEDWPRERVLKFACVTAALKCERLGNRDALPSLAEIEAVLQTKELNLSQLD
- a CDS encoding GNAT family N-acetyltransferase gives rise to the protein MMQIIEADLSEPRNAAAVVTLLNSYACSPEGGGKPLPQTVQENLAPRLHQRNDAVVVLAFDEETPVGLIICIEGFSSFACQPLLNIHDVYVAPEFRGTGLAGQLFEFVEQIARARGCCKLTLEVLEGNQRAQAAYRKFGFNGYELDPQMGRALFWEKKL
- a CDS encoding HisA/HisF-related TIM barrel protein, producing the protein MKIIPVLDILNQTVVRGVAGERDLYQPLQSNLTDSSDPLDLARAIRAEFGLSEFYVADLDAIIHQRQNLELYQGLLAEGFTFLLDCGLRTTADCAALQEYPGINIVAGLETLAGPEELATLADQWGSERTVFSLDLKQGKPVVSVAAGNLFAELTNPLDVAELSREQGVMQMILLDLAQVGTSQGTGTEELCQTLHARYPELTLITGGGIRNAAELQAQAALGAAGVLVASALHDGRLGRDVVLSLS
- a CDS encoding redoxin domain-containing protein — protein: MSIGRIIFLTGFALLVTFSRSLPAADAPSVELALTFKPIQQDIEIETPEKSEYGRCKVEVEQSKKSSGWIVYGPNGQVLRRFVDTNGDNVVDQWRYFNRGLEVYRDIDANYNNKVDASRWMNLAGTRWGLDKNEDGIIDEWKMISPEEVTRVAISALAKNNTKVFESLLITDDELSASGIKNPFADKISESTKAASAKIPELLSKSKMLSSDTVWVRFDGAMPGLIPADDVKTDKDLQVFENVMAIVDTKGKSGLVQFGELIRVGDAWRLTQAPLPIEGESIQVTEGGTLMQPVAGASTLPTNSTVGLSKEMQGLLDELQKLDQNGPSPEQGPQAVARYNADRVAIIEKLIAASKNEDERSQWTRQMVDGLAAAVQTVGYKDGLTQLKRIRDEVQKSSQDQDLVAYVTYRTLLADYSTQLQSTQSDKLRDVQTWWLTQLEDFIKKYPNSDDSAEAMLQLAVTQEFSGKVAESKKWYTKLVESHASSEAGTRGAGALRRMNLAGQELELSGKGLAGGGIDAKQYRGKVLLVIFWSSWCKPCTEDLPQIQDLYNKYHSQGFDVLGINLDATPELAETYIKQHKVAWAHIHEEGGLESAPARDFGVISLPTMFLVDKSGKVVNRSATVADVKKALPDLLK
- the amrB gene encoding AmmeMemoRadiSam system protein B, coding for MQSFLKQHPLPSSSSEQQKGSTSMQSDSTTARIELSPEHHQKLLQKAAAVVVGTATRTVPAEIALEDLENMVINGAFVSLKRQGQLRSCCGNFGQPLPLGQALHQAAIRAAKDDPRFPPISPSEIEQLDVEVWLLSDLELVEEQGLERLKAVQVGLHGLQIRADGRSGLLLPGVPLDHGWSEEEFLNQTCIKAGLPPTAWKDPGTTLLRYQGVSCKAKLVEMLEAPLEKAAPQILSHREFAQYQQYIQSTIEALRLGQVPSYYCPQVSDANIQGVALILIHGSTAEELVLSKWALKQSFPMQSTVFSMCQQLAQIIARQNLRPGEFQVKLVLATDPALHGPVEGLALEDFDSRNRSLFVMEGQKTGWFYQREETAAEIIARAQESLSLMQLETAQVASMATQSAVSRFEIVNRPRAELGTEIRPTGVAGTFYPADPQSVEMQLDELFRDEAEPQTWAAAMVPHAGWKYSGKIAAEVLQRIKLPSTIIVIGPKHTREGVEWAVAPHKVWQLPNGNLEADVTLARRLAEEIPGLELDAAAHRSEHAIEVELPLIKRLAPDSHVVGIAIGGGNLQQCDAFAAGLARVIEQLDEPPLLLISSDMNHFATDAENRRLDQLALEKMDALDPDGLLETVRAQHISMCGVLPAVIVMKTLQKMGKLSQVERVGYATSGDVTGDRSRVVGYAGLLIN